A region of the Cyanobium usitatum str. Tous genome:
AGCGCAACTACCAAATACTTCGCTCCCTATCGCCATCACGGATGCCGTTGACTCTTCTAAATCTCACCGCTATTTGATGCCACTCTTCAGGGATTTGACTGAGGCGACAATCAAAAGCAAACGGTAGTTGAGTTTGCCCTGGTGATACTCGTTTCTTTTTGCTCCTGCTGCTTCTGCTGGTCTCTACCAATCGCTTCAGCATCCGTGAGCCCCAGTGGCACTTAGGTGCCCCTTTGCTGTGATGGCGATACTGCTGGCAGAAATACTCATAACGCTTGGAGCATCCTTTCAGGGTTGGTGCCAGGGTTAGGAAACTTGGGTGCCATTCACTGATGCCATCACTCTCCAACCTGCCGTAGTGCCCGTAGTTGGAATAGGGGTCATAAAATCCCTTTCTCACTCCTGCTGCTTTGGGATTGGCGTGGATATACCTGAGTGTATTCAGCACTCGTCTGTGGTCTTTAGGAGCAATCGCAGTGGCGTAATACCTTGCCTCCCAGAAGTGCCCGCAACGCCCAGCAAGGCGGTTGAGTGCCATTGCTGAATACCAACCCACCCAGTGCATCAAACGGGGAAGTTGAGAGGCATCGTCAGGTCTGATAAGAAGGTGTAGGTGATTTGCCATTAAACACACCGCATACAACCTGTGTGGGATTTTTGCTTGTGCTTTAGCGAGCACTGAGAGCAACACATCCCGCCGCAAACCTTTGGCAATCAGAAACTGACGGCTGTTACATCTAAGCGTGATGTGAAATGAATACCCCTGAGGCAGGCAGCGTGGTGAGCGGGGCATTTGATGAGAGCAGTAGGTGATTACCTTGATGCTCTTCCTTTTGGCGTCTTCTGGTATTCAGTTTGTATTTGATTGATGAGAAGACCCTGAAGGTCTCTATAAGCCTTATTGACCTTCTGCACCTCAAGGAGCATCGCTGCTTCCACATCAGGCAGCCGAATGGTGATGGTCTTCACCTGAATGCCTCTACCTGCTCCAATCTTTCCAGCTTCTCAGCAATCGCTTCTCTACAGAATGCTGAGATGTTGAGGCAGCGGCTTCTCTTCAGGAGCAGCAGTGCCTGATGGAGCCTGTGGGCATCGCCTTCTGGGTTGCGGCAACTCACAGCCCTAGAATCAGAGTAATCCTGTATGACTTGCGAGCCTCTGTCGTCAACAAAGCTTTTATTCTGTCTAAAATAGAAAAAGATTGTGCGATGCCTGTGAGTTAAGGAATGATCAATAAAGACCTGGCTACAGGTGCTGCAGCCTTAAAGCGCACCTACGTGA
Encoded here:
- a CDS encoding transposase, which encodes MPRSPRCLPQGYSFHITLRCNSRQFLIAKGLRRDVLLSVLAKAQAKIPHRLYAVCLMANHLHLLIRPDDASQLPRLMHWVGWYSAMALNRLAGRCGHFWEARYYATAIAPKDHRRVLNTLRYIHANPKAAGVRKGFYDPYSNYGHYGRLESDGISEWHPSFLTLAPTLKGCSKRYEYFCQQYRHHSKGAPKCHWGSRMLKRLVETSRSSRSKKKRVSPGQTQLPFAFDCRLSQIPEEWHQIAVRFRRVNGIRDGDRERSIW